The genomic window TTAAGACCTACAGTTTTATGCTTGCTTGACTTGCAAAACAGTAGCCCACCTCTTCAGGACTTCTAACAGCGTGAAACCTAATCAAATAGTGTTAGTACATTTTGGTACTGGAATAATGACTACTGTAGAAGGTGAATACTAATTGGTTTACGTTCCTTTCATGCCTGGCTGTCTGAAGCTAGTCCCCTCAGCCATTAGATCTGCTTACATCTCGTATTTCTATTTACAAGTTTTGTCAAGATATCAAGATGTTGCCAGGGGATTTGGATATGTAATTCCCATTGTTTCCAGTCATGTAGTTAATCAGTGGAAAAGCCTGAAGGGAGGACATAGGTTATTTGATCCCATGGCCTGgtgacagaatattttttttaccctaCTGCTTCTACATTTAGAGTTTCATTCTGTGCCACTGAGGTCACTGAAAATGATATTGACTTTGGTGGGAGCAAAATATCAGGCTGCTGAAAAGTGAGCTGTGACAGAACAATGCTGTAATTCCATCAAGAGAGCAACACAGGATGACTAACATATTGTATAAAGAACTgcctttaattttgacatcaGTTTATCCTGAAGATGATCTGTGTAGCTCAGTCAAGAGCAGTTACATGGTATGCTCACTTGGTGAAGGCTCTGGTGCCCTCCAGTGTGATATGCCATGCTGTGCTAAGTCCTTAGGCAACTGGCAGCAACATGTGGAGCACCTGGGAAGTGATGGCTGAGAGCTCGTTTGCCCAAGTGAGAAGCCTTCCTGGTGTTATATTTGTAAATGTGATTAATGAAAGAGTTTGTGATGCCCACCCACAGTTTAAGAAGAGAGACAGTTTTGGGGTGAACCTGCTCTGGCACTTGCTAACATGGAGTATCTCCACATCCTGCTCTTCCTGTGCTTCTTGTCATCTTTCTGCTGGGTTTTACTCCTGGGCCCTTTACTGGGGCTGAAGGGCCATGCATATCTCAGGTTTTGGCATATTGTTTTGTTCCTGACAAACAGCAGTGACTTAGGAGTTCCACTGATGTGAATCTCAATCATATGTTACTCTGGACATTTTAGCTGGTTTTGTGAAGCTATCACTCGGATGTTTCTTTGATTCATCACTTATCTGTCTCTTATATGTTGCTGATTTAAGCAACTGACTAATGCCCTGTTATTGTTCCTCACTAGTTGTCGAGAAGAAGCAAAATTATGCCAGTGTGCATGAAGCAGTGAAAGCTGGTGATGTAGAACAGCTTGCATTGATGATTAAAAGTGGAGCTGGTGTTAACGAGGTGGATGTAGTCCACAAATTCACACCCTTGCACTGTGCTGCCCACTCCGGAAGTCTGGAGGTAAAACATTACATTGGTGTTTAGTCACAGCCAGGTTTTTGTAAGTTCATATTTCCTTCTTTGGGAGAGGCTGAACACAACATTGCTATCTTGAGTCAAACTGAATCAATAATCTCTGGCTGCTTTTCTCATTAGATATATTCACCTAGAGCAGAAGTACAgcattttagattttattttctttttttttctgaagcccCAGGCATTTCACCTAATCAACTTTGTCAGATTTTACTAAATCGTTGATTTTCTTACTCATCAAAATGTGCCTTATGGCCTCCCTTCCAGACTCATGACCTCCTTTTGTCCCTgttgtgttttcctcttctcttgaGAGACCTGGAAAATCCTACAGAATGTGTAAAATGTTCTGAAGGTGATTGAAACAGATAAAAAGTGATGTGAAAACATGTTCATTCTGTTTACCAATGTCCCATGCCTCATTCTCTGTAGAAGTAgtcttaatatattttattttaataaatcaaaatgtTGAATAATGATGAAGAAATCAGCAGGTGCTTGCATGAATGTTTTGAACTTCCAGGAAGGTTGAACTGCTGTATTCAACACaacactgcttttcttcttgtagCCTTCTTGTTCAGTCTTCATAGCAATCTAACCTTGAAGCAACAAGGCCATTCATGTCCTGAAGAAAAGCATGTAAAGTTCTTGCTAAACTCAAGAAATAATAAGTGCAGTGCTACTTTTTCCATGTGGAGAAACTGTCAAGAAAATGCTAATCATCATTTTGTCAACCCCAAAACTGGATTGCTTATCCAcccttttctgcctctgtaaattctgtcatttttcatttgactCTTCTACTTTGCAACTGATATATTTGACTTTTTTCAATTATCTGTCATCTATTTGTTTCTAAGCTCCTTGGTAGAAATAGTGGAGGAACCAGAGCTGAAGTATGGCCTGAAACAagataataaattataataatatataataaaaagttttaagTGTCCCTCTAGCTGTCTCTGGATAGTCCATAAAGCTTTCCATTGCAAGCAATAGTATCTGCTGGAAGAagtgaataaaacaaaactaggCCATGGAAGAGTGAGAAGAGAGATGGGATTACATAGACCTAAGGAGCCTAATAAATTAAATGAGGTTTTGAATTTAGTTCATGGTATTTTGCCTACGAGCAATTTTAGCTGGAATTCATGTGAGGACGTTTGCATTGTTTTTTCCAATGCTTTTACCTCACGCCACATGAATATTCTCACAGATTACATTTTAAATCTGAACGAGTAAAATTAAGAACCCATACTATATAATCAATGCTAGACTCTGATTTAGTAGGTTATTTGCACATTTTGTACCCTTGGGTGAAACCTGGAAAGTATAACTTACCTGTAAGTTTCTAATGCCCAAATATCTGGCTAAGGCATGCTCTGGGTTCTCATTTCCATAGTGAAGTATTCCAGTACTGTTTTGAAATGTAACATCGACAGATAAATTCTAGTTAAAATGTGCCTCAGAGACATGGTATGAACAGCTAAATAAAAGCTACTTTGGTTTTGGTTGAGCAGTGCCTTCACTGGTTGCTCTGGCACGGAGCTGACACAACTCATGTGACTGTCAGAGGCTGGACAGCGGCTCACCTTGCGGCCATCCGAGGGCAGGATGCCTGCATGCAGGTATGTGTAAATATTCACTCTCAAGCAAAAGTATGTAGGGCAGACCTTAATTTTGGACCAATTCATTATGAAGATCAGTTGAAGAAGCTCCTAAGGGAACTATGAGTAGCTCATCTTGGTGTCTTGGCATCTGGGATGAAGTCACTCATTTTAAAACCAGTGCACTCGTTTGCACTGTCTGTAGAAACAGATTATTTTGTGCACTGCCAGGACCTTGAGGTCAACCCAGAGTTATCCTGCTGATCATCGTAACCTGTTCGTCTAGGCggtgtttgctttttcagcttGTGAActtctgctttgcatttcttttaggCTTTATTAATAAATGGAGCAAACACAGAAGCTCAGGATGACCGTGGGTGCACGCCGGCACACTTGGCTGCAGCCCACGGGCAGTCCTACACCTTGCAGACCATACTGAGAAGTGGAGCGGTGAGACACTTCTACCTACAGTGCCCTAGTGCAGAGACAGGGAGGCAGCTTTTCCCAAACAAAACTTTCCCTAGCTTAAACTGAGATTTAAGATTGTAGATTAATTACTGTtggtgaatttatttttagggtaaatttccattttttaaattgtaatatACATTTAGGAAAATGATTCAAAAATCTAGAGAGAATCAATAATGTAAGTAAATCACATTCCACTGAGGATGTCGTTAAATGAAGATCAGGTGCTGGGGTGGTGGTCATTTTGTGCAGTTGTACAAATCTTCTATAGTAAAGGAAacataaacttaaaaaaaaaaaaagaaaaaatccagttGCATATTTACAGAGTAATGACCAATGATACTGAAATGTGTCTAAAAATGCACCCTTTATAAGTGTATTAAGTAAAAGTGTGAAAAGTCTTGGAATGGGAACTGCATATATGGCATGAACTTcgaaaaatattatttgatttgatttaaataatataaCACAATGCACAGCCGATTACTATATATAAAATTTCTCTTGTCTCTAAAATTCAGAAGTGAATGAATTaacctgctgctttcattttagAACGTAAATGTTTCAGACAGGAATGACTGGAAACCTGTTCATTATGCTGCTTTTCATGGTCGTTTGGGGTGTTTGCAGCTTCTTGTTCGATGGGGAGCATGTATTGATGATGTGGATAACAGTGGAAACCTTCCAGGTATATCAAGATAAATCATACGGTTTTAAGCCTTTGGTTTGCAGTTGTTGTGTTTTGTGATAATTGAGCAAATTTCAAGTAATGCACAGCAGCAATATTTGATTCCATGCAGTTAGCATAGATAGTCCATTTTTCTCATGATTTATTAAATCCAAAGTATAGTTCTGTTGTTGACAGTATCCCATTCacctcttgctgctgctggcaaggaTCAGAGCTCATGGGTGCTGGAGTAGGGAGCAGAATGAGCCTGATTAAGAGCACTGTGTAGTGCAGCATCTCCTATGTGCATGATAGAGCAGGTGTGCCAGTGGAGGTCACAGGAGATGGGTGGGTGCAGCAGGAGGCAGTTTCAGCTTCTAAGTGCTAGTTTTTGAATTTGTGCCAGGCTTTAATGGCTGTGCCACTGTGATCAGGTTGTGGTGTGTTCGTTCATCTTGATTTCTGGAATACTGATCTTTCTGTATTGTCTGTAGTATGTTCTCTTTTCATAATCATGAGTGTATTCATTTTGGCATAAAAAAATGGGCAGTGTTTATTCCTTGCTCTTCATAGTTTCTCCAGTGTCCCTCTGCCTACCATGCCACTGCCTCAATATCCTCTGTAAGCTGAATGGTATTGTTCCTGTCTCGGGTTCTCATTGCATCCTTTCCCTTTTAGCATTTTCCTTCTTATGGTTTGTCATATTATTTGTTGCAAAGaccatatttcttttctctataACTCGTATGGAGTTCTTGTTTTAAATCCCTTCTTAAAATCCTTTACCCTCTATTAAGAGCTACTTACCTAGGAAGCGGAGAGCTATGTTCTGTTTTGCAAACCTAGGTCTCCTTAGAAGATATGAGGCTCCTGCATCTCAGCAGGAGATCTGGTGCATTAGCAGGAAGGAGTCATGATGTTAGGCACCCTGGTGGCAGTGTAGAAGGCAGCTTTATTTGCGTTTGGGAACACTTCTCCCATAACAGACTTCTGTGGAGATACAGCAGATGCCAGCCCAGTTCTACTTCAATGCTCTGTATATACTGGTTAGTAGAGAATTGGTTATGTTGTATTTTGACATCCTACAGAAGCTTGATCTTCCAGcctttgttctgtttcatttgaTCATATTGTTatccaaaggaaaggaaaagctttggAACATGGCTGGTAAAAGATTAGTAGAAGTGATACACTGTACAGAACAACTTTGCCTCAGCTTGTATAACAGCGAAGTGAACTTAGATTATCTTTGCATGCTTCAGCTTCAAGATTAGCTGAACAGTGCTATAATGTTTCCTAAGAGaatactgaaagaaattttCTGAGGTTGCAGTGCTAGACATCTAAAACTTAAAAACTGGCTGCACTTTTTGCATTGTGTGTGTTAGAGAAGAGGGTCTTATTGCCTTTGCTAATTTGCATGCTAAttttttgggagaaaaaaatcttgtggCTCATTCAATGTACAGAATGGGCTGTGATTATTAATTCAACATTTCGTTTTCTCTCTGTATTAATTTTGGGCCATATCCATACTTCTTTTATTGCTCACTAGTCAGAcctattataaatatttttcacactCTTTTTTCACTTGTGGCTTTGAGAAGGATGAGTAGCATTAGCCTCACTTAATGAAAGGCAagataaaacacagagaagttGCGATACCAACACCAACTAACCACTGCCTATTTGTGATGCCTGAGACAACGTTTTTCAAAGTTCTTGGCACTAAGCTGCATGTTTTGATGTTACTGTGTTAATATCACAGTACCCTTTGACTTTAGTCTCAACTGCAGGTGCTCAGCATGACTGAGGATGGGATGGCACAGTTACATGTTGGGTACTGGCTACTAAGACACACGTAGGTTAAGCCACCTATGAAAAGTTCCTTTATGTGTATTCCACAGCATTCCACTGAAACTGTGCAAAAAGACTTGAACAGAGCACAGCTCTTTAATCTATTTTCCCCTTGCcatctttgcagaaaatgttGAACTTTTTTGATTGCTTTCTGCACAGGACAAACATCTGATAAAAAAGTTTAATTCCAAGAGGTGAAGTTTTATCCTGGAGATTTTAGGTATCTGAAAATGGATTCATAAGGGTTGAGTCAGTTTTTCAGTAGCTGACTATTAATCAGTACTTACCTTTAGCACGGTacctcttcttttcccttctccctgagTAACTCACTCACTGAATAAAATTCAGACAATGGGAAAAATGGCTCTGATTTCAATAAAGCTCAGATTTTGAGCAATCATCTGTACCAAAGTATTGTCATCTTGCTGTAAAACCAATATCCATCACCTTTTAGAGCAATTACGCtctgagaagctgtgaatgGTTTGCTGTAGAGAATTGTGTGTGCCCCAAATGAAGTGACATGGTTTTTCTAGATCCTGGGTACATTTTTTATTGACTGTGAAGATAGTGGGATTCTTACCTGGAGGCAAACCAATCCTTTGGCCTCTAGAACATTAGCCAGCTTTTACAGAGCATTGTCATGGAGAACACATAACAAGCATTATTTGGCAAGTTCTTCCCATTAATGGGACTAGAGAATAATTACTCATTTCAAAATAATCAGCTTGTGTTTGGTACATCTTACTTTCTTATAGGCCCAGCACTCTAGTAGTAATAAATAACTAAACCTCTTCATAACCTGAAGGTCAGGTGAGGAATGTACCTTCGACTACTTCACCCAAAAAAGTGCTTGTCAGTGTCCTCCTTTTGTAGTTGAGGTGACTGAGGGTGTGATGCAACTTGTTTGTGGTGGCACAGTAGAGGTGGGCCTAAAGCAGAAATGGCCTTAACACCTCATCAAGGACACCGCTTGCTGTTGCTCCATTATGGGTATCCCAGGACAGCGAGGTCAGACAGCTGCTGAAGACTGAGATTTGTGTTCATGGGGAAGATGAGACCCCAGCAATGCACTCTCTTAGCTAGTGCCCAGTGGTCTGATGGGagtgttgttttgtttcctacagtcagctctgccagggaatCTCCTTTGCAGATCCTAGCCTTGACACCTTTCTTCTACCTCCTTTGCATAGAGCTCATCTCTGTCCTGGATAGGAGCTGAACATGCCCAATGGAACTGAGGCTGCTCTTACTTGTTGTGCAGTGCTGGATGGCTCAAATGCTGGTGGATGATCCAGATCTAACCAGTGGCGAGAGCACTGCTttctccatgggcagcagggctctgctctaATACACTTTGTTTCACCTTGTGCTGTAGCCCACCTGGCAGCAGTGGAAGGACACTTGCATTGCTTTAAGTTCTTGGTTGGGAAAATGGCCAGTGTCACACACACGCTGAAAGCCAGGAATGACCAAGGAGAGACTCCAAGGGACTTGGCTGAACAGTTCTTTAAAGATAATATCCTGCAATATATTGATGGTATGGAAAAAGAGGGGGAGCATCCAGAGACACAGGAAGGTGAGTATGGATCAAGATACAGTTAAAATAGGCATTATAAATAATTCCGTAGAAATGCTTGATTCTGAAAACTTGTGTGAGCAGACgtataacattttaattatcagtataaggaagaacttctttttaATGCTTACTACATTTACTGATAGCTAAAGGCTGGGATACTCAGTATGATTTTATAAATGTCTTAGGTTTATCCGTGATCACGCTGTGTTGCACTGTGAATACCAAGTTGCCCACGTTCTTTTTAGACTCCAGCAAAGATCCAGAAAAACCTGTATAATTTTCATTAGTTTGCAGATCTGTCTGCACAGAATCTCTTACTTGCATTGAATAGCAACTTAGCCTGAAAATGTACCACTGAAATGAAGGTTATTTGCTAACTAGCAATACTGTGGTAGTCAGAACAGCCAAAGGATGCAAATATGGCAAGGTCTCTAAGGAGAACCCTCAGCAGAACATGGATATGACAACTGCACCTTCACCTCTCTACTTCTGGGAACTTACTGTCCTTATCTGCTAGTCTTTTTTCATTATGCATAAAAGTATATTGTCTGTAGTCCCTGtctataaaatataattagaaaaatcaaattgtCTGTATGAGTATGAGAAGGACAATAGTTTATATATTTGGAATTCAAAACATGCAAATTACTCCAGTTACCACCAGTAGTAGAGTCTCAATCGTAAAACAAAGCTATACTTGTTACTTCAGGtctatgaaattaatttcctaacTGTGTGAGATGCCTGTAGTCATAACCAAGACATGTTTAGTCAAGTCTGTGGTGAACACTGCTAGTTACACAGCTGCATTTTGCCAATTAAGGTGCACTGGCCTCCTTAAATACAAAGCATCCATACATAAGTTGCTATGAGAGAGGCCAGCTGTGCGAGACAAATACCAACACTTTTAGTAGAATTACTGGCACCTGTTTGGAAACAtgtgcatttcattttcagttttagctTTCCCAGCTCATGACGCTGCTTTCAAAGGGGACTTGTTAGTGCTTAGAAGATTAGTGAGAAGTGGAGTAATCAATATCAATGAGCGGGATGATAAGGGATACACTCTCATGCACAAAGGTCAGTAATTACGATCTGTGTTTCAGCTTGTTACTGTTTGTTGCTGACgtgtttactttgtttttcaagtgGCTGCTCATCAGATAAACTTCATGAAAAACAGCATCTCATTTGTGAGGGCTCAGAAGTGCAACCccaaaaaacatattttgtgaTGTATTTGTGTATAGGTGTCACTTTAAAGACAAAATCACCAAGCTGAAGTCaagaaaaaagagtttataATAGAGAGGTATCAACAtctaaaaggaaaactaaataGTAGGGTTgtttgtttagcttttttttttttaatcaggcaAAATGTGGGGTTTAGAAACGTCTGCCTGATCAGGTATAAGAATGGTCTGTATTGTGGCCTGGGCCTTTATTTACTGAACATAGCAGTACTGGGGGGATGTTTTGtaaaaatcacaacaaaatggggatgttttataaaaatcacAACAAAGTCATTTGGTAGGGTGCTGCGAAGGAAGGTAAATTTCGGGTATCCAACACCTTGACATGTAGTGGAGTGCTAGCACTACAGAAAAAATAGTCATCTTGTGTTTGGGGTTTCATAATAatgtctgaaagagaaaaatgggagaggaaagaaacaggGAGGCATTTCTGTAATATGCTTTTACTGCTATTTCCCACATTTGTTTTTTACTAGATACAAtgatagaattttaaaaaacataattgaagttctcattaaaaaaagatatgtagtgattttaaaatgttttctacattttttcccactttcttttcttggaaTGGTGCTAACCTACAATTGTTTCATCCCCAGACTTTACATCCTGATATTGTAATTTCATTTCCCTATCtcagtaagaaaacaaatataacaAATATCCAAAAGGGAGTGCTGTCAAGAAATGAATTTACTCTTCCTTGAGAAAAATAGTGTACAGTTTCAACTAGACTTGCCAAAAATCATCTTCCATATGTGAGACATCGTTCCTGGCACCACCTGGTATGAGCAGTGGCCATGCCAGATCATATGACTGGGCTTGtgtgaggctgctgctgagaagTGTTGCCTTGAGTGTCTGCCCTAAGAAATGATGCGCCCATAGCTCCAGCACAAAGCCCTACTTCTCTCCTCCATGGGACAGCTTTGCACACCACAGCTTGGGCAGCCAGCTGTGTCTGGTACATGGGAGCCTAAAGCCAGGGAGAGGTGACAGCACTTTGCTGCCAACTAGGATACACAGGCCTTACTGCAAGAGAGTGTGAGACAACAGTGATTTGTGTGTCTCTTGCTCAGCGCATGGAACTGGGCAAGTTTAGTTTAACTCATGTCCAGGAAGAGCTGCCAGTACATTTCTGGAACTAGAAAGAGTCACCAAACCACGCTTCCCCAAAACTGTGTGTACCCGTGTGATTTGAGCATCTTGACACATAGGCTTCTCTTGAAATAGTATCTCCCCTGTGGTGTCTTAGAGAACCCAACCTCTGGCATGTCAAAGAATGACAAGAGGAGGACATTTTAGGTTTGAAACCCTTCAGTTGTACATAACTGACTTGTGTGCACCTTCCTTCCTTTAGCTGCTGAACAGGGGCATATCCATTGCTTACAGTGGTTGATTGAAATGGGAGCTGACTGTGACATTACAAATGATGCTGGAGAGACTCCAAAGGATGTAGCTAAGAGGTAGCAGTACATATCCTGTAGCTCTgacatttatttacttactaTTTGTATATCAATATCATGTCAGCTTTGTTGGAATTAATCCTGATTTTCAGTGATGGAGAAAGAACAGATCAGGCCCATGAATTCCAGCTGAGTGATAAGCAAAGCTGTATTGTAGCTCTGAAaggttt from Chiroxiphia lanceolata isolate bChiLan1 chromosome 2, bChiLan1.pri, whole genome shotgun sequence includes these protein-coding regions:
- the ANKRD42 gene encoding ankyrin repeat domain-containing protein 42 isoform X2, translated to MTTVEVVEKKQNYASVHEAVKAGDVEQLALMIKSGAGVNEVDVVHKFTPLHCAAHSGSLECLHWLLWHGADTTHVTVRGWTAAHLAAIRGQDACMQALLINGANTEAQDDRGCTPAHLAAAHGQSYTLQTILRSGANVNVSDRNDWKPVHYAAFHGRLGCLQLLVRWGACIDDVDNSGNLPAHLAAVEGHLHCFKFLVGKMASVTHTLKARNDQGETPRDLAEQFFKDNILQYIDGMEKEGEHPETQEVLAFPAHDAAFKGDLLVLRRLVRSGVININERDDKGYTLMHKAAEQGHIHCLQWLIEMGADCDITNDAGETPKDVAKRCAHLAAVELLIPRTGDSNSSDEELDANNIKFFERHGVEGSTDSKEDLTLDKAEKRNARIRAYHKIQELQQLLEIAYSNYRQLGGITEEERKMKREERKAEKAVRELEAQLEYERVRREKLESQLDDHRAEISHLRESLEKTCIPPAVPMEAETIAKSCKDKKKIKKQPACSPGGVFVRLR
- the ANKRD42 gene encoding ankyrin repeat domain-containing protein 42 isoform X4 is translated as MTTVEVVEKKQNYASVHEAVKAGDVEQLALMIKSGAGVNEVDVVHKFTPLHCAAHSGSLECLHWLLWHGADTTHVTVRGWTAAHLAAIRGQDACMQALLINGANTEAQDDRGCTPAHLAAAHGQSYTLQTILRSGANVNVSDRNDWKPVHYAAFHGRLGCLQLLVRWGACIDDVDNSGNLPAHLAAVEGHLHCFKFLVGKMASVTHTLKARNDQGETPRDLAEQFFKDNILQYIDGMEKEGEHPETQEVLAFPAHDAAFKGDLLVLRRLVRSGVININERDDKGYTLMHKAAEQGHIHCLQWLIEMGADCDITNDAGETPKDVAKRCAHLAAVELLIPRTGDSNSSDEELDANNIKFFERHGVEGSTDSKEDLTLDKAEKRNARIRAYHKIQELQQLLEIAYSNYRQLGGITEEERKMKREERKAEK
- the ANKRD42 gene encoding ankyrin repeat domain-containing protein 42 isoform X5 produces the protein MTTVEVVEKKQNYASVHEAVKAGDVEQLALMIKSGAGVNEVDVVHKFTPLHCAAHSGSLECLHWLLWHGADTTHVTVRGWTAAHLAAIRGQDACMQALLINGANTEAQDDRGCTPAHLAAAHGQSYTLQTILRSGANVNVSDRNDWKPVHYAAFHGRLGCLQLLVRWGACIDDVDNSGNLPAHLAAVEGHLHCFKFLVGKMASVTHTLKARNDQGETPRDLAEQFFKDNILQYIDGMEKEGEHPETQEVLAFPAHDAAFKGDLLVLRRLVRSGVININERDDKGYTLMHKDVPIWQLWNF
- the ANKRD42 gene encoding ankyrin repeat domain-containing protein 42 isoform X1, coding for MPCYCSSLVVEKKQNYASVHEAVKAGDVEQLALMIKSGAGVNEVDVVHKFTPLHCAAHSGSLECLHWLLWHGADTTHVTVRGWTAAHLAAIRGQDACMQALLINGANTEAQDDRGCTPAHLAAAHGQSYTLQTILRSGANVNVSDRNDWKPVHYAAFHGRLGCLQLLVRWGACIDDVDNSGNLPAHLAAVEGHLHCFKFLVGKMASVTHTLKARNDQGETPRDLAEQFFKDNILQYIDGMEKEGEHPETQEVLAFPAHDAAFKGDLLVLRRLVRSGVININERDDKGYTLMHKAAEQGHIHCLQWLIEMGADCDITNDAGETPKDVAKRCAHLAAVELLIPRTGDSNSSDEELDANNIKFFERHGVEGSTDSKEDLTLDKAEKRNARIRAYHKIQELQQLLEIAYSNYRQLGGITEEERKMKREERKAEKAVRELEAQLEYERVRREKLESQLDDHRAEISHLRESLEKTCIPPAVPMEAETIAKSCKDKKKIKKQPACSPGGVFVRLR
- the ANKRD42 gene encoding ankyrin repeat domain-containing protein 42 isoform X3, whose protein sequence is MIKSGAGVNEVDVVHKFTPLHCAAHSGSLECLHWLLWHGADTTHVTVRGWTAAHLAAIRGQDACMQALLINGANTEAQDDRGCTPAHLAAAHGQSYTLQTILRSGANVNVSDRNDWKPVHYAAFHGRLGCLQLLVRWGACIDDVDNSGNLPAHLAAVEGHLHCFKFLVGKMASVTHTLKARNDQGETPRDLAEQFFKDNILQYIDGMEKEGEHPETQEVLAFPAHDAAFKGDLLVLRRLVRSGVININERDDKGYTLMHKAAEQGHIHCLQWLIEMGADCDITNDAGETPKDVAKRCAHLAAVELLIPRTGDSNSSDEELDANNIKFFERHGVEGSTDSKEDLTLDKAEKRNARIRAYHKIQELQQLLEIAYSNYRQLGGITEEERKMKREERKAEKAVRELEAQLEYERVRREKLESQLDDHRAEISHLRESLEKTCIPPAVPMEAETIAKSCKDKKKIKKQPACSPGGVFVRLR